The nucleotide window GCACTCATTTTTTCATGCCTGCGTAATATGACTACTTTTCCTGCCCAATTGTATATTAAGGCTAGCTCTACCCAAATCACTAATATGTCTGCAAGTGTTTGTGTACTACCCGGAGCTGGAGTACCGGTATGGAATAAGAAATACCCAAAACCGCCTAGTAAAGACTCTACTTGCCCTATATAATTAGGAAGATCAGTAAGACCATATGTAAATACTATAAAGGGTACAGTATATATAAGTAGTATAGGCAGTCTATCTAGTATTAGATATTCACTGTCTTTCTTTTTAATAGCGTTAACTACACCTAACACGGAACTCACGAAAAGCAGTACTGAACCTAGAAGTAAAGATAATATGATCGAGTTTACTATGCCTTGTTCAGCACCACCAGTAGGTAATATATACTTTATTTGTTGGTATACGGATTCTGGAACAGGCCATATACTGTATAAAGGCCCTGGAGGATAAGAAGGATTATCTAATAGTTCCCTGAGTCCACCAACAGCTAGTGGTCCGAAAAATTCTCTTGCTAAGAGCCCGGTAATCATGGCTATAATGCTTCCGTATATTAATACCAGTGATAATTGCCTAATGTTATTACTACCCTTTTTTTTGCCGTAGTTATAGAACCATATAGAAAATAGAAATATAACTAGAGCGTTTCCAAAATCTGGAAACATTAGCCCGAACAGTAAGGGAAACGTTATGATTAAAAAGATAGTGGGTGAAATTTCCCAGTAAGATGGTACACCGTAAAGTTCTACGACCGATTCTAATGGTCTAATGGATTTAGGTAAATTAACGTATGTAGGAGGTTCCTCTTGTTCAGCGTACCTTTTAGGATACTCATAGACGACAAACGCGACCTTATCTAGTTCTTCAAGCAACCTTTTTAGTTTCTTTTCACGCAAGTAACCTTCTATTTGGATATAAAATTCCGAAACTCTTGATTTAGATAAGATAGTAATAGCGTCTCTAACTGTTAACAGTCTACCGTATGTCTCTGCTATCCATCCTCTATCTTGTTCTATTTTGCTGATTAATTCTTTCCTCCTTTCTCCCAATAAAGATTGTAGATAATTTATTTTTTCTTGAATGTTAGCATACGCCTCTTGGGGAGATATTAGGTCAGGGGTTTCAAGTTTTCTTATTCCAAGTTCTTTTAGCTTAATATCAAGCCCCGTCCCTTTAGGGCTTGCTATAATACATGCGTTCTTATTTTCATCTAATTGGTTACATGCAATTGCAACATTTGGATTTTTTTCAATTTCGTTCTTTTGTGCATTGTTTATCATGGCTAATGCTACTTCAAAATGCTCTGTATAATATAGAAGCTCTAAGCTTACTCCAATATCTTTAAATGGCTCTAGTTCTAAGACCTGGAGGTTTAGTGATTCTAATTCCGCTTTCAACTTTCCTATTTCTTCTAATAAATCCTTGTATTTTTCTTCTATCTTGGAGAAGTCCTTGTTAACTTCATCCGAAACCGTTAACCAGTCCGAGACTTTTAGTTTCCCTCTTGGCTCTATCTCAATACCCCCAAGTTCCATTATTATCTTGATTTTGTTGATGTTCTCGTTGACTTCACCTAATTTTCTCCTTGCTTCTTCTATTTTTTCCTGTGAAATTGGTGTCCTCGGTTCTTCAGCCTCAAAAGCACCTATCTTTAATAGTTTCGTTACTATATCATTAGCATTGTCCTTCCTTGCCAGGATTTCAACTCTGACCATCGTCTCGGGCAGAATCACAGTGATTCAATATGATAAATCAGGTATGTCTTAAAAATATTTAATCTCGTTTTAAAATGATAGTTCAGGATGGGTAAAGTAGTAGTTGTAGGCGATAGGTATACAGTCAGCCTTTTTAAGTTAATCGGGACCGAAGGTCTTGTATTAGATGACCCACTTAACCTAGAAACTACTTTGATTAAATTAAAGAAAAGAGAGGACATAGATCTGATTTTAGTCGCTAACGACTTATACAACCCTGTAAAAGAGAAAGTAGAGTCCTTGGTCATTGAACAGAAAAAACCTCTAGTTACAGTAATTCCAACACCTTTTAGTCAAGGTCAACCTCTTGATGTAAAAGGCTTAATACTTAGAGCTCTAGGATTTGGGT belongs to Stygiolobus caldivivus and includes:
- a CDS encoding V-type ATP synthase subunit F, producing the protein MGKVVVVGDRYTVSLFKLIGTEGLVLDDPLNLETTLIKLKKREDIDLILVANDLYNPVKEKVESLVIEQKKPLVTVIPTPFSQGQPLDVKGLILRALGFG
- a CDS encoding V-type ATP synthase subunit I codes for the protein MVRVEILARKDNANDIVTKLLKIGAFEAEEPRTPISQEKIEEARRKLGEVNENINKIKIIMELGGIEIEPRGKLKVSDWLTVSDEVNKDFSKIEEKYKDLLEEIGKLKAELESLNLQVLELEPFKDIGVSLELLYYTEHFEVALAMINNAQKNEIEKNPNVAIACNQLDENKNACIIASPKGTGLDIKLKELGIRKLETPDLISPQEAYANIQEKINYLQSLLGERRKELISKIEQDRGWIAETYGRLLTVRDAITILSKSRVSEFYIQIEGYLREKKLKRLLEELDKVAFVVYEYPKRYAEQEEPPTYVNLPKSIRPLESVVELYGVPSYWEISPTIFLIITFPLLFGLMFPDFGNALVIFLFSIWFYNYGKKKGSNNIRQLSLVLIYGSIIAMITGLLAREFFGPLAVGGLRELLDNPSYPPGPLYSIWPVPESVYQQIKYILPTGGAEQGIVNSIILSLLLGSVLLFVSSVLGVVNAIKKKDSEYLILDRLPILLIYTVPFIVFTYGLTDLPNYIGQVESLLGGFGYFLFHTGTPAPGSTQTLADILVIWVELALIYNWAGKVVILRRHEKMSAVGAIVFGFIEGGFEAGILLLSNTISFIRVLVFAVAHYYILYAFSYMGYLAAGYPSTVIGLLTNPIAIIIIIIGNLLAIALEGLIVFIQDMRLHFYEMFSKFYEGRGRKFEPQVAYIEILS